One genomic window of Lentimicrobium sp. L6 includes the following:
- a CDS encoding metallophosphoesterase family protein: protein MEQKRWVIPDIHGYVKTLKSLLAQIRPSKEDHLIFLGDYIDRGPDSKGVIDEILNLQNNGYHVTPLMGNHEEYFLRNYDYALENSGFLQKLKPNKIKKEWYEFGGKDTMKSFATRSIINIPQKYIEWMRNLKYYLEMNDCVIVHAGLNFNLQNVFQDKHAMLWLKEFNIDSSKIGNRQLIHGHTPVDLEYIHHCINQEKQEFIDLDNGVFLSQKPGFGNLVAFEINKRLLITQHNEDE from the coding sequence ATGGAGCAAAAGCGCTGGGTAATACCCGATATACATGGTTATGTAAAGACTTTGAAGTCCTTACTGGCTCAAATTCGTCCTTCTAAAGAAGACCATTTAATCTTTTTAGGTGATTATATTGATCGTGGCCCCGATTCAAAAGGGGTGATTGACGAGATTTTAAACCTTCAGAATAATGGTTACCATGTGACTCCCTTGATGGGAAATCATGAGGAGTATTTTCTTAGAAATTACGATTATGCTTTGGAGAATAGTGGGTTTTTGCAAAAACTAAAGCCTAATAAAATAAAAAAGGAGTGGTACGAGTTTGGCGGTAAGGACACCATGAAATCATTTGCAACCCGTTCTATTATTAATATCCCCCAGAAATATATTGAATGGATGCGTAATTTGAAATATTATTTGGAAATGAATGATTGTGTTATTGTTCATGCTGGATTGAATTTTAATCTTCAAAATGTATTTCAAGATAAACATGCCATGTTATGGCTTAAAGAATTCAATATTGATTCTTCAAAAATTGGAAATAGACAGTTGATTCATGGACATACTCCGGTGGATTTGGAATACATTCATCATTGTATCAATCAAGAAAAACAAGAATTTATAGATTTGGATAATGGAGTTTTTTTGAGTCAAAAACCCGGATTTGGTAATTTGGTGGCTTTTGAAATAAATAAAAGACTTCTCATCACTCAGCACAACGAAGACGAATAA
- a CDS encoding polysaccharide deacetylase family protein, which translates to MYLVKTPILISKLMSKSLIWKIPTNEKKIYLTFDDGPIPNLTMEILAILADYQAKATFFCVGENAKNYPELIHRIQKDGHLIGNHSHNHLSGWKTPAKDYINNVKKASEYIDSYLFRPPYGQINYQQIKHLKDDYRIIMWNILSGDFDKQLSNEQCLFNVLQSKAGDIVVFHDNEKSREKVLDVLPQYLAHFTKLGYEFCSLTPLLKTKK; encoded by the coding sequence ATGTATTTAGTTAAAACTCCTATTCTCATCTCCAAATTAATGAGTAAATCATTGATATGGAAGATTCCTACAAATGAAAAAAAAATCTATTTAACTTTTGATGATGGGCCCATCCCAAATCTCACCATGGAAATTTTAGCAATTCTCGCGGATTACCAAGCCAAAGCCACTTTCTTTTGTGTGGGTGAAAATGCCAAGAATTATCCAGAATTAATACATAGAATACAAAAAGATGGCCATTTAATAGGTAATCATTCTCATAATCATCTCAGCGGGTGGAAAACCCCAGCGAAGGATTATATTAACAATGTAAAAAAAGCTTCAGAATATATTGATTCCTATTTATTTCGCCCACCCTATGGACAAATCAATTATCAACAAATCAAACATTTAAAAGATGATTACCGAATCATCATGTGGAATATTCTAAGTGGAGATTTCGACAAGCAACTGAGTAATGAGCAATGCTTATTTAATGTACTACAAAGCAAAGCTGGTGACATTGTCGTTTTTCATGATAATGAGAAATCGAGAGAGAAAGTTTTAGATGTTTTACCTCAATATTTGGCCCATTTCACCAAATTAGGATATGAATTTTGTTCGCTAACACCGCTTTTGAAAACTAAAAAATGA